The sequence CCGGGCTTCCAGCAGCGAGGTGCGGATGGTCATGTCGCCGCGCGCCTGGCGGATGCATTCGTCGACCGAGCGCGTGGCGTGGCCGACCTTCAGCCCCATGTCCCACAGGACGTAGAGGATGGCCTCGGCGACGCTCTCGCCCCAGGCGGTCTGCTTGTAGGGCAGCAGGAACAGGATGTCGGTGTCCGAGCCCGGCGCCATCAGGCCGCGCCCGTAGCCGCCGACCGCGACGATCGCCATCCGCTCGGAGGTGGAGGGGTTGTCGGAGCGGTAGAGGAACTTGACCGCCAGTTCGTGGACCAGGCCGATGATCTCGTCCTGCAGGCGGGAGAGCCGCTCGGCGCAGCGCCGGCCGGAGCCTTCCTCCATCAGCCAGCGCTCGGCGGTCTTGTGGCCGTGCTGGTAGGCCGCCTTCAGCCTTTTGGCGAGCTGGCTGCGCAGTTCGATCTCGCGCCCGGCCTTGCCGTCGTCGAGCACCTGCCGCGCCAGAGCGGACAGCTCCTCGCGCTGGGCGTCGACGTCGAAGAGTTCCTTGAAGGGATGGTCGGTGCGGCGGCGGGGTTCGGTCATGTCTGCGTCCGGCTGGTCGGATATCCGCTTTAGCCGATCCCGCCCGCGCCGTCATCGTGCGGCGCGGCGCCAAGGTGCCGGGAGAGGCCAAACGTCCACCATTCCGGCTTCCGGAACGTGACATGCCCGGCGCGAGGGCCGGGCATGTCCATCCTGACGGCGGCGCTGGCCGGCCGTCGCTACGCGTGCGGCCGAGGTCAGTTCGTCTTGGCCGCGGAGCTTTCGGTGCGAAGCTGCTCCAGCGTCTTGAACTCCGGCGCGCTGTTCAGCTCCTCCTTGGTGAGGGCGACAACGATCTTCTGGCCGTCGCCGGTCGGCGTCGGGGTCAGCGAGTCGAAGGATACCGCGACCGGCTTGGCGCCGATGCCGAGGAAGCCGCCGACATCGATCACGGCGGCGATGATGCTGCCGTCGCGCTCGACCACGACGTCGCTGATCGCGCCGAGCGTCTCGTCGGTAGAGGTCACGACATCGGTGCCGATCAGGTCGGAGCCGAGCCACTGGCCGGACGCCTGGGCGTTCACGAATTTGGGCGTTGCGGGCACGGTGGTGGTGGCCGCGTTGGCGTTGTCACCCGGCATCGGGTTGGGGGTGGCCGCCGGGCTGTTCGGCATCTCGGCGGCGGGGGCCTGCGGCGAGCCGGCATCCGGCTGGACCGGGCTGGCGGCCGGCGGGGTGGTGGTCTGCGGCGTGGGGCTCTGCCCGAAGGCGACGGCCGGCGCGAGCGCAAGGGCGGCGGCGGCGGTCAGGGTCGCGAGCTTGCTGGTCATCGTCATCTCCCGTAACGTGTTTCGTTCATGTGATGTGATGAAGAAGCGATCAGGCGATCGTCTGAACAAGTAACGCCTCTGTATTGCCCTCGGTTCCCTGTGCCGAACAAATTGTTCAGTTATGGTAATAAGATAGCTTGTCGTCAGTAGATGCGTTCGATCATCGAGGCGTCTGCGACGCAGACCGTCAGCTCTTCGGTCGCGAGATTGGATTTCGTCACGCCGATAGAGGAAAGGCAGCCCTTCGGCGTGCGCATCACGCGCGGCGGCACGGCCGTGCCGCTTCCCGCCCGAGCGGTGTTGTCCACCACCGGGTCGGTGGCTTCCGCCGGCGTGGCCGGGCCGGATGTGGCAGCGGGTGCGATGTCGAGGCGCGGGCCCTTGGCGGCGCGGTTGACCACCGGCGCCGGCACGGACCGGGCGGGGCCGATGGCCTCGATCGCCAGCGGCTGCGGGGCCAGCCGGGCGAAGGTGCCGTTGCTGAGCGCGGCGGCGGCGATGGGCACCATCAGCACGGCGCCGGTGGCGGCACCGAGAAGATAGGCGACCCCTCGCGAGGCGATGGCGGGTGCGGCCGGCCGCAGGGCCGGCGTCGCCCTGCGGCGAATGGTGATCCTTGCTGCAAGCCTGCCGGCGATCCTGTCCATGGCTCGTCCCCTTCGTGTTGTCCTTCACGGCCGACGCGGGTCGAAGGGCACAGAAAGGCCCATGCGGCAGGGATAATCCTCCCCGCCGCGCAAATCGTCCGCGCGCGCATGCTGATTCTGAAAAGCAACGGTGCGGCAAAGCCGCCGTCACAGGGTTAACGCACCGAAAGGAATCCGGTTCCCGCCGGGGAAACGTTAGGTTTCCGCGTTCGGCGGGGCGCGCCGGCGGGCGGTTCGGCCGGCGCGCTAGCGTTCGCTGGTGAGGTGGTGCTCGGGCACCGAGACGTTGCAGACGACGCCGGTGGCGGCGAAGCTGAGTTCCACCGTGCCGTCGAGGCCACGGGCGAGATTGCGCTCGATCACCAGCGAGCCGAAGCCGCGCGCCTTGGGTTCCTTCACCGGCGGTCCGCCGCTCTCGCGCCAGGACAACTCGAAGCCGCCGCCGGCCTCCGCCATCCGTCGCGCCCAGCTGATCTCGACCCGCCCGCCGGGGACGGACAGCGCGCCATATTTCGCGGCGTTGGTGGAGAGTTCATGCAGGGCGAGGCCGATATTCTGCGCCGCCTCGGGCTTCAGGAAGATGTTCGGTCCACGGATCGAGACCTGGGCGCTCTCGCTGTCGAGGTGATGGCCGAGCTGCGAGCGCACCATGTCGGTCAGCGAGGCGCCGTGCCAGCTTTCCTGCACCAGCAGATCGTGCGAGCGCGACAGGGCCTGCAGGCGGGCGCTGAAGAACTCTACGAAGTCGTCGATGGAGCCGGCATGGCGGGCCGTCTGCCGCGCCATCGCCTGGATCACCGCCAGCAGGTTCTTGGAGCGGTGGGTGAGCTCGCGCATCAGCAGGCGCAGATGCTGCTCGTTCTCCTTGCGCTCGGTGACGTCGACGACGGCGCCGGTCAGGCCCACGGTCGTGCCCGAGAGGTCGCGCAGCGGCTCGATATGGATGTCGTACCAGCGCTTGATGCCGTTCTCCTCCACCTCGGTCTCGCCCTTGCGGGCGGCGGAGGCGGTGAAGGACTCACGCTTGATGAGGTTGAGCGGCTGCGCGCGCGCCTCGCCCAGAAGGTCGGTGTCGGTGACGCCGAGCACCTGCTCGACCGGATAGCCGAACAGCGGCTTGCTGACCGAAGTGTAACGCAGGCAGCCATCCTGGGTGAAGATCGCCACGTTGGAGCCGCGCAACGCCATCTCGTAGCGTTGCAGCGCGGTGGCGAGCTCGAGTGTCAGCCGGCGCTGCTCATTGGCGACATGGCCGGGCGTGGGCAGGTTGATCAGCGCCCGGAAATTCGACAGCAGGGCGACCGCGCCGACGGCGTTGAGCGCGGCGATGCCGATCCGTACCGCCGACTGGAGCCAGGGCAGGCTGCGGGAATCGTCGAGGACGACGAGCAGCGACAGCAGCGCGAACATCGAGACCAGCGCGACGAGCAGCCAGCCGAGAAGCCGGGCGCGCCCGCCCAGATCGCGGCGCAGCCTGAGAAGGCGCGCGAGGCCGATGGCGATGGCCAGAGACGCGACGATCGTCACCCACCGAGCGGCATCGTCGATGAGGTCGATGGGAAGAGACGGCATATGTCACGCTCAGGCGGTGGCGCGCTGCTCCCGGGGACGGGCCCGGCGCTCGAAGAACAGCGCCTGGCTGATCACGGCGGCGACCGTCGACGGCTGGAACGGCTTGGCGATGAGGAAGGCCGGCTCCGGCCGCACGCCGGTGAGGAATCGCTCGGGATAGGCGGTGATGAAGATCACCGGTACCTCGACCTTTTCGATCAGCTCGTTCACCGCATCGAGCCCCGAGGAGCCGTCGGCGAGCTGGATGTCGGCGAGGATGAGGCCGGGTGCCTTGCGCCGGGCCAGTTCCACCGCTTCGGTGTGGGTGCGGGCGATGCCGGTCACGCGGTGGCCGAGGCTCTCCACCAGACCCTCGAGGTCCAGCGCGATGAACGGCTCGTCCTCGATGATGAGCACATCGGTGGCGATCTCGGCGGCAAGCTCGCGCCCGGCATCCTCGACGAGATGGCGCAGCGTCGGCACGTCGACTTCGAGGATGGTCGCCGCCTCTTCCTCGCTGAAACCCTCCAGCGAGACGAGAAGGAAGGCCTGTCGGACGACGGGGGTAATGTGGCCGAGCCGCCTCTCGCCCAGCACCTGGGCCGCCGCCGGATCGGCCTGCGCGTTGAGCGTCACCGAATCCCACAGGCGCGTGAGCAGGCGAAAGAGCGCCACGCGGGGATCCATCCCGCGGTCGAGCGTGCCGGGATCGGCAATGAGGGTTTCGAGCAGGGCGGTGACATAGGCGTCGCCCGCCGTCTGGCTGCCGCTCAGCGCGCGCGCATAACGGCGCAGGAACGGCAGATGCTGCGCGACAAGTTGCGAAGTGCTCACTCGCGTCTCCCCAATGCTGCAAGACTGAAGCGGTCGTTAACGTGTGATTCCGGACCGGGTTCCGGATGTTTCGAAAAAAACGTCAAAATCTGCATTCGTTTCGGAACCGCCGTGCCGCTTGGTCGTTATCGGCCTGCATGGAGCGACGGAGCCGTCATCGCACTCTGGCACCCTTGGGGGCTCAATGTCGGGAAAAAAAACTATGAATGACGATCAGTCCGAGGGCCAGTCGGCAACGGCCGACGCTCTCATCCACTCGCCCGGAGGCGGCGGGGGCACGGCGCTGGGAAGCGACATCCAGGCCAAGATCGGCCAGCACCTGCGGGCCATGTATGACGACGTGGTGCGCCAGGGCGTGCCCGACCGTTTCATGGACCTGCTGGCGCAGCTCGACAAGGCGGGCGGCAAGACCGGGACGCCCTCCGACGAGGATGGCGGAGGTCGTAAGTGAGCACGGTCGATCCGTCGCTGCGCGACGACATCATCGCCGCGATTCCCAATCTGCGCGCCTTCGCGATCTCGCTGAGCGGCAGCGTCGACCGCGCCGACGACCTGGTGCAGGAGACGCTGCTGCGGGCCTTCGCCAATATTTCGAGCTTCCGGCCGGGCACCAACCTGCCGGCGTGGCTGTTCACCATCCTGCGCAACCTGTTCCGCTCGGAATACCGCAAGCGCCGCCGCGAGGTGCCCGATTCCGATGGCGCCTTCGCCGCCACGCTGACCACCAATCCCGACCAGACGACGCATCTGGACTTCGAGGATTTCCGGATCGCGCTGGACAAGCTGCCATCGGACCAGCGCGAGGCGCTGGTGCTGGTGGGGGCCTCGGGCTTCTCCTATGAGGAGGCCGCCGAGATCTGCGAGTGCGCCGTCGGCACCATCAAGAGCCGGGTGAACCGCGCCCGCAAACGCCTCGGCGAGCTGCTCGCCATTGAGGGCGACGACGATTTCGGCCCGGACAAGACCACCCGCGCCGTGCAGGCAGCCGAACGCGCCTGAGGCGCGCCTCCTCTCCTTACCCGACACTCCGTTTGTGACCCTCGTTGCCGCTCGCCGCGCAGACGAGAACGCCCCCGGCTTGGGCCGGGGGCGTTTCGTGCGTCGACGGTAGGGGTTGGCGAAGGGGCTATGTCAGGGCGTCTGGTCAGGGTGCCCGGCCGGGGCGCCCGCGCAGCAGGCCGACCACGGCCGAGACCAGGAACAGGATGATGGCCACGAAGAAAATGATCTTGGCGATCTCGATCGCCGTGCCGGCGATGCCGCCGAAACCAAGCACCGCGGCGATCAGCGCGACGACGAGAAAGGTAAGCGCCCAGCTCAGCATGTCTGCCTCCGGTTGACGGTGCGGCGGCGCGGAAGGCGCCGGCCGCTTCGCCGGAACAACCGCCGAGCCGGCTCAGGGTTCCCTTTTGGCGCGCCGCCGGCGCGCGTGGCAGCGCCCGTGCCTCAGATCCGCTCGGAAAGCCCCGGCGCGATGGCCCGTGCCTCGGTGAGCAGGGCGGCGACGATGGGTGTCATCGGCTCGCGGTCGAGCACCACGAGGCCCATCTGGTGCGAGACCTCCGGTCCCTCGATGGGAATGGAGCGAATGCTGTCGGGGAAGGCGAAGACGTCGGCCAGCGTGTTGGCGACGACGCTGGCCCATTTGCCGGTGCGCACATGCGAGAGCAGGGCGATGGTGGAGTTGGCCTCCAGCATCGGCGTTACCGTGTGGCCGGATTCGGCAAGCTGCTTGTCGACGATGCGCCGGTTCTGCATGTCGGGGGTGAGCAGGCACAGCGGCACCCGGCCGACCTCCTCCCATGTCACCTTGGCGCGGTCGCCGAGCGGGGAATCCACCGAGGTGAGGAAGCGGTAGCCCTCGCGGTAGAGCGGCACGGTCTTCACCCGCCCGAGCGGGTCGTTGTCGAGATAGGTGACGCCGGCATCGGCTTCCAGGTTCTCGATCAGCCGCAGCACCTCGTTGGAGGTCGCCGACATCAGCGTGAAGCGCACATCGGCGTGCTTCTCGTGGAAGGGCGTGGTGAGCTCGGAGAGCATCGGCATGGCGGTGGGGATGGCGGCGATGCGCAGATGGCCGGAAAGGCCCTTGCGCATGCCGGCGATCTCCTGGCGCATGGCGCGCACGTCGCCGATGACCCGCCGCGCCCATTGCAGCGCCCGCTCGCCCTCCGGCGTGAAGCCGATGAAGCGCGAGCCGCGCTCGACAAGGCGCACGCCGAGCTGTTCCTCAAGCTGCTTGAGGCCGGCCGACAGGGTGGGCTGGGTGACGCCGCAGGCCTCGGCGGCGCGGCCGAAATGGCGTTCCTTGGCGAGGGCAAGCAGAAGTTCGAAACGGTCGATCACGCGGGACGCTTCCTGACGCAAGCACGATAGAAGGATTCTATCAGACTATCAGAGAACGCGGTTCCTGCGAATTGGACTGAATCGAAGCCGGCAGCGCTATTCTGCCGCGCCGCGCAGGCCGAGCGGGGTCGGCAGCAGCTCGGGCAGTTCCGCCTGCGCGGCGGTGGGGATGGCCTCGCCCTCGAATTCGAGCTGTTCGATGCGGGCGCCGCGCTTGGCCACCTTGTCGGCCGAGGTCAGCGCCTGCGCGACGTCCTCGTTGACCTGCCCGAAATGCTTCTGGAGATTGCCCACGCGGTCGCGCAGGCGGATCACGTCGGCGACCAGCTTGCCGCATTCGGCGCGGATGAGGTCGGCCTGCTCGCGCATGCGCGCATCCTTGCAGATGGCCTGCACCACCTGCACCGCCAGCATCAGCAGCGAGGGCGAGACGATGACGACGCGGGCGCGAAAAGCCTGCTGGATCACCTCGTCGAAATGCTCGTGTAGCTCGGCATAGACGGACTCGGAGGGCACGAACATCAGCGCGATGTCCTGCGTCTCGCCGCTGACGAGGTAGCGCTCGGCAATGTCCTTCACATGCGTGCCGACATCACGCTTGAGCCGGGTCTGCGCCTGCTTGCGGGCCTCGTCCGTCTGCGCCTCGCGAAAGGCGGTGACGGCCTCCAGCGGGAACTTGGAATCGATCAGCAGCGGGCGCTTGTCGCCGGGCAGGAAGATAGCGCAGTCGGCGCGCCGCCCGCTCGCCAGCGTGTGCTGGAAGGCGAAGCTGTCGCGCGGCAGCCCGTCGGCGACCAGTGCCTGCAGCCGGCCCTCGCCGAAAGCGCCGCGCGCCTGCTTGTTGGAAAGCGTCTCGCGCAGGCTCATCACCTGGCCGGACAGTTCCCCGAGCGAGAGGCGGGCCTGATCCACCAGCGCGAGCCGCTCGTTGAGCTTGGTGAGGTTCTCGTGCGTCGCCTCGGCCGAGCGGGCGAGGCTCTCGCCCATGCGGTGGGTGGAGGCGTCGAGACGCTCGGCCACCGCGCGGGCGAGTTCGCCCTGGCGCTGGGCCAACACCTCGGCCATGGACTGCACGCGGCCGATGGTCTCCGACTGGGTGCGGGCGAGATCGGCGAGGCGCTGTTCCAACTCGTCGGCGCGGCGCGCCTGCTCGTCCGCCTCCAGCGCGTTCTGCCGGGCGCTGCGCGAGACGGCGCGCAGCACGGCGACGAGCAGGAGGAAGGCGAGGGCGCCGGCGCCGGCGAGCGCCTGCATCAGCGTCACCGGCTGGCTGCCGAGGGAGAAGAGCACCTGATCCATCGCGCCCTTCTAGCAGATTCGAAATGCGGCTGCGAACGTAGCGGGAACATTCTCCACCGCCGGGGCAGGGGCTCCGTTGACCGGCGTGGAACGGTCTACTATCTGAACGGCATGTCGATACGCCCTCTCGTCATCCTCCCCGATTCCCGCCTGCGGCTCATTTCCGATCCCGTCATGCGCGTGGACGCGCGCGTGCGCGCGATCGTCGAGGACATGTTCGAGACTATGTATGACGCGCCCGGCGTCGGGCTGGCGGCGATCCAGGTCGGCATTCCCGAGCGCATCGTCACCATCGATGTCGGCCCGCGCGAGGCCGAGGGCAAGGAAGGCGGCGAGGGCAGCGACGAGAAGCGGCCCATCGCGCTGATCAACCCGGAGATCGTCGCCGTGTCCGAGGACCTGTCGGTCTATTCGGAAGGCTGCCTGTCGATCCCGGAATATTACGCCGACGTCGAGCGCCCCGCGAGCGTGCGG comes from Ancylobacter sp. TS-1 and encodes:
- a CDS encoding sensor histidine kinase yields the protein MPSLPIDLIDDAARWVTIVASLAIAIGLARLLRLRRDLGGRARLLGWLLVALVSMFALLSLLVVLDDSRSLPWLQSAVRIGIAALNAVGAVALLSNFRALINLPTPGHVANEQRRLTLELATALQRYEMALRGSNVAIFTQDGCLRYTSVSKPLFGYPVEQVLGVTDTDLLGEARAQPLNLIKRESFTASAARKGETEVEENGIKRWYDIHIEPLRDLSGTTVGLTGAVVDVTERKENEQHLRLLMRELTHRSKNLLAVIQAMARQTARHAGSIDDFVEFFSARLQALSRSHDLLVQESWHGASLTDMVRSQLGHHLDSESAQVSIRGPNIFLKPEAAQNIGLALHELSTNAAKYGALSVPGGRVEISWARRMAEAGGGFELSWRESGGPPVKEPKARGFGSLVIERNLARGLDGTVELSFAATGVVCNVSVPEHHLTSER
- a CDS encoding sigma-70 family RNA polymerase sigma factor, coding for MSTVDPSLRDDIIAAIPNLRAFAISLSGSVDRADDLVQETLLRAFANISSFRPGTNLPAWLFTILRNLFRSEYRKRRREVPDSDGAFAATLTTNPDQTTHLDFEDFRIALDKLPSDQREALVLVGASGFSYEEAAEICECAVGTIKSRVNRARKRLGELLAIEGDDDFGPDKTTRAVQAAERA
- a CDS encoding LysR family transcriptional regulator, whose translation is MIDRFELLLALAKERHFGRAAEACGVTQPTLSAGLKQLEEQLGVRLVERGSRFIGFTPEGERALQWARRVIGDVRAMRQEIAGMRKGLSGHLRIAAIPTAMPMLSELTTPFHEKHADVRFTLMSATSNEVLRLIENLEADAGVTYLDNDPLGRVKTVPLYREGYRFLTSVDSPLGDRAKVTWEEVGRVPLCLLTPDMQNRRIVDKQLAESGHTVTPMLEANSTIALLSHVRTGKWASVVANTLADVFAFPDSIRSIPIEGPEVSHQMGLVVLDREPMTPIVAALLTEARAIAPGLSERI
- a CDS encoding NepR family anti-sigma factor, which encodes MNDDQSEGQSATADALIHSPGGGGGTALGSDIQAKIGQHLRAMYDDVVRQGVPDRFMDLLAQLDKAGGKTGTPSDEDGGGRK
- a CDS encoding PRC-barrel domain-containing protein, producing MTSKLATLTAAAALALAPAVAFGQSPTPQTTTPPAASPVQPDAGSPQAPAAEMPNSPAATPNPMPGDNANAATTTVPATPKFVNAQASGQWLGSDLIGTDVVTSTDETLGAISDVVVERDGSIIAAVIDVGGFLGIGAKPVAVSFDSLTPTPTGDGQKIVVALTKEELNSAPEFKTLEQLRTESSAAKTN
- a CDS encoding DNA recombination protein RmuC, whose product is MDQVLFSLGSQPVTLMQALAGAGALAFLLLVAVLRAVSRSARQNALEADEQARRADELEQRLADLARTQSETIGRVQSMAEVLAQRQGELARAVAERLDASTHRMGESLARSAEATHENLTKLNERLALVDQARLSLGELSGQVMSLRETLSNKQARGAFGEGRLQALVADGLPRDSFAFQHTLASGRRADCAIFLPGDKRPLLIDSKFPLEAVTAFREAQTDEARKQAQTRLKRDVGTHVKDIAERYLVSGETQDIALMFVPSESVYAELHEHFDEVIQQAFRARVVIVSPSLLMLAVQVVQAICKDARMREQADLIRAECGKLVADVIRLRDRVGNLQKHFGQVNEDVAQALTSADKVAKRGARIEQLEFEGEAIPTAAQAELPELLPTPLGLRGAAE
- a CDS encoding response regulator encodes the protein MSTSQLVAQHLPFLRRYARALSGSQTAGDAYVTALLETLIADPGTLDRGMDPRVALFRLLTRLWDSVTLNAQADPAAAQVLGERRLGHITPVVRQAFLLVSLEGFSEEEAATILEVDVPTLRHLVEDAGRELAAEIATDVLIIEDEPFIALDLEGLVESLGHRVTGIARTHTEAVELARRKAPGLILADIQLADGSSGLDAVNELIEKVEVPVIFITAYPERFLTGVRPEPAFLIAKPFQPSTVAAVISQALFFERRARPREQRATA
- the def gene encoding peptide deformylase, coding for MSIRPLVILPDSRLRLISDPVMRVDARVRAIVEDMFETMYDAPGVGLAAIQVGIPERIVTIDVGPREAEGKEGGEGSDEKRPIALINPEIVAVSEDLSVYSEGCLSIPEYYADVERPASVRVRYMDINGETREIDADGLLATCVQHEIDHLDGVLFIDHISKLKRDRVVKKFTKLARDKERDGV
- a CDS encoding DUF1328 domain-containing protein, translating into MLSWALTFLVVALIAAVLGFGGIAGTAIEIAKIIFFVAIILFLVSAVVGLLRGRPGRAP